ACTAAGTAACACTTGATTAGCAGCATTAAAGGTATCAGTACCCGAAATAATGATTTGATCGCCTAGCGTTAATCCGTTGAGAATCTCTACATGACTTAAACTGCGGGCTCCAGTGGTAATAGCGGTTTTCTCAGCTAAGCCGTTATTCACTTTGTAAGCAAAGCGACCACCACTACTTTCAAGAAACTGTCCTCGCTGCACTTGTAAGACATTTTCTTTGTACTCTAAAATTATTTGTGTGTTTAAACGTTGGTTTTGTCGAAGCTTTTTTGGCATTTCTTGAGTAAAACGCACTCGTCCAGTAACCTGATTATTCAGTATTTCGGGGAAATTGTGACTAGACGAGCACGAAAGGGTTGTTGTTCAAATTG
The Colwellia sp. Arc7-D genome window above contains:
- a CDS encoding efflux RND transporter periplasmic adaptor subunit, with the protein product MRFTQEMPKKLRQNQRLNTQIILEYKENVLQVQRGQFLESSGGRFAYKVNNGLAEKTAITTGARSLSHVEILNGLTLGDQIIISGTDTFNAANQVLLSD